Proteins co-encoded in one Gossypium arboreum isolate Shixiya-1 chromosome 11, ASM2569848v2, whole genome shotgun sequence genomic window:
- the LOC108474288 gene encoding putative BPI/LBP family protein At1g04970 isoform X2, whose translation MKWKYSYKAWIVTISDQGTATVEVLGMVVWLKATVINEEGTLKLFLSDYECHVKDISISVDGGASWLYQGFYLPLTVQICIDDRTSRHGYCSFTLVCLCERTYCEQMEVIFVHESTYS comes from the exons ATGAAGTGGAAGTATTCTTACAAAGCATGGATAGTCACTATTTCTGATCAAGGAACTGCCACTGTTGAG GTTCTAGGCATGGTGGTGTGGCTTAAAGCGACTGTTATAAACGAAGAAGGAACTCTCAAGCTATTTTTATCAGACTATGAATGTCATGTGAAAGATATCTCCATAAGTGTAGATGGTGGAGCTTCTTGGCTTTATCAAGG GTTTTATTTGCCCTTAACTGTACAGATTTGTATTGATGACAGAACTAGCAG GCATGGTTATTGTTCCTTTACACTGGTTTGTCTATGCGAGAGAACATATTGCGAGCAAATGGAAGTGATATTCGTCCATG AATCAACTTATAGTTAG
- the LOC108474288 gene encoding putative BPI/LBP family protein At1g04970 isoform X1 produces the protein MKWKYSYKAWIVTISDQGTATVEVLGMVVWLKATVINEEGTLKLFLSDYECHVKDISISVDGGASWLYQGFYLPLTVQICIDDRTSRHGYCSFTLVCLCERTYCEQMEVIFVHATKLGC, from the exons ATGAAGTGGAAGTATTCTTACAAAGCATGGATAGTCACTATTTCTGATCAAGGAACTGCCACTGTTGAG GTTCTAGGCATGGTGGTGTGGCTTAAAGCGACTGTTATAAACGAAGAAGGAACTCTCAAGCTATTTTTATCAGACTATGAATGTCATGTGAAAGATATCTCCATAAGTGTAGATGGTGGAGCTTCTTGGCTTTATCAAGG GTTTTATTTGCCCTTAACTGTACAGATTTGTATTGATGACAGAACTAGCAG GCATGGTTATTGTTCCTTTACACTGGTTTGTCTATGCGAGAGAACATATTGCGAGCAAATGGAAGTGATATTCGTCCATG CAACAAAACTTGGTTGTTGA